The Leptodactylus fuscus isolate aLepFus1 chromosome 3, aLepFus1.hap2, whole genome shotgun sequence genome has a segment encoding these proteins:
- the SOX7 gene encoding transcription factor SOX-7: MTTLMGSYSWSDSLDCSTMDGDLSDGLSPHRSPREKGSETRIRRPMNAFMVWAKDERKRLAVQNPDLHNAELSKMLGKSWKALSPSQKRPYVEEAERLRVQHMQDYPNYKYRPRRKKQIKRICKRVETGFMINGLSRDQNSVPDNRGCRSTGDKEDNQGYPSGASLQDIRSYRDSQSSGSKHDQSYPYGLPTPPEMSPLDVIDQEQSFYPPSCPEDHHPHLNGPTYQPEYTRNPILCSHLSQMPMTQPGAPMIPPVPNCPPTYFNSTYHHPVSHNYHHHAHLGQLSPPPDQPHYDSIEHISQAELLADMDRDEFDQYLNTSIMESSDMAINGHIQVAQTVELQPQETPSLISVLADATATYYNSYSVS, translated from the exons ATGACGACACTGATGGGATCTTATTCCTGGTCTGACAGCTTGGACTGTTCCACCATGGACGGAGACCTCTCAGATGGGCTATCCCCTCACAGGTCTCCTCGGGAAAAGGGCTCAGAGACCCGAATCAGGAGACCCATGAATGCCTTTATGGTTTGGGCAAAGGACGAGAGGAAGAGGCTGGCGGTGCAGAACCCGGACCTTCACAATGCGGAGCTTAGCAAGATGCTGG GAAAATCCTGGAAAGCCCTGTCCCCGTCCCAGAAGAGACCTTATGTGGAGGAGGCCGAGAGGCTGAGGGTCCAGCACATGCAGGATTATCCCAATTACAAGTACAGACCCAGGAGGAAGAAGCAGATCAAGAGGATCTGTAAACGGGTGGAGACTGGATTTATGATCAATGGCCTGTCCAGGGACCAGAACTCGGTACCAGATAACAGGGGCTGCAGGTCCACTGGAGATAAAGAGGACAACCAAGGCTATCCTTCCGGGGCAAGTCTGCAGGACATCAGAAGCTACAGAGATTCTCAGAGTAGTGGCAGCAAACATGACCAGTCCTACCCTTATGGGCTTCCAACTCCACCAGAGATGTCACCACTAGATGTCATTGACCAGGAGCAGAGTTTTTATCCACCTTCATGCCCTGAAGACCACCACCCTCACCTCAATGGGCCCACTTACCAGCCTGAATACACCCGAAACCCTATCCTCTGTAGTCATCTAAGCCAAATGCCCATGACACAGCCCGGAGCACCCATGATACCCCCTGTACCAAACTGCCCTCCAACCTATTTCAACTCAACTTATCATCACCCAGTGAGCCATAATTACCACCATCATGCCCACCTGGGTCAGCTGTCGCCCCCACCTGACCAGCCGCATTATGACAGCATAGAGCACATCAGTCAGGCAGAACTCCTGGCAGACATGGACAGAGATGAGTTCGACCAGTACTTAAATACCTCTATAATGGAGTCTAGTGACATGGCGATCAATGGACACATCCAGGTGGCACAGACTGTAGAGCTGCAACCCCAAGAGACCCCCAGCCTCATCTCTGTCCTAGCAGATGCCACTGCCACATATTATAACAGCTACAGCGTCTCCTAG